A stretch of Malus sylvestris chromosome 11, drMalSylv7.2, whole genome shotgun sequence DNA encodes these proteins:
- the LOC126589616 gene encoding CSC1-like protein At4g02900, which translates to MANFQDIMMSAAINILSAFGFLVAFGLLRLQPFNDRVYFPKWYLKGMRGSPTSSGATVRKFVNLDAKTYFKFLNWMPAALRMPEPELIDHAGLDSAAYIRIYVLGLKIFVPITALALGVLVPVNYMSNTLERSREVVFSDIDKLSISNIPSGSPKFFAHLVMSYVFTFWTCFVLYHEYKTVATKRLQFLASEKRRPDQFTVLVRNVPPDPDESVSEHIEHFFCVNHPGHYLTHQVVYNANKLAQVVDKKKSTKNWLVYYQNKFERNPKAKPTTKTGFLGLWGDRVDAIDYYNDTIKKLVEEEKQEREKVISDPDAIMPAAFVSFKTRWGAAVCAQTQQSRNPTIWLTEWAPEPRDIYWNNLAIPYVELNVRKLLMGVAFFFLTFFFMIPIAFVQSLANIEGIQKALPFLKPLLQISSVKSVVQGFLPGIALKIFLAILPMILMLMSKIEGLTSLSHLDRRSAAKYHLFILINVFLGSIVTGTALQQLEKLMNEPSTEFTKTVGRSIPMKGTFFITYVMVDGWSGIAAEILRLVPLILFHLKNTFLVKTEQDREQATDPGSLNFATNEPRTQLYFLLGLVYSVVTPILLPFILIFFAFAYVVYRHQIINVYDQKYESGAAFWPQVHLRVIIGLIIAQVLLMGLFSTLGVAKSTFILIPQPILTLWFHRVCKGRFESAFLKFPLQEAMVKDTVERATEPNLNLLNYLKDAYVHPVFKGGQMQNHEVDVDEEESSPLVVTKRTSQMGSKHESDAGPEIRS; encoded by the exons ATGGCGAATTTTCAAGATATTATGATGTCAGCAGCCATCAACATTCTGTCTGCATTCGGATTTCTGGTGGCGTTTGGTCTGCTGCGGCTGCAGCCGTTCAACGACAGAGTCTACTTTCCGAAATGGTACCTCAAGGGGATGAGGGGAAGCCCCACGAGCTCCGGCGCCACCGTTAGGAAATTCGTCAATCTGGACGCCAAAACCTACTTCAAGTTCCTCAATTGGATGCCTGCCGCGCTGCGGATGCCCGAACCGGAGCTCATTGATCACGCCGGCCTTGATTCCGCCGCTTACATTCGGATTTATGTGCTCGG CTTGAAGATATTCGTCCCCATAACCGCGCTTGCGCTTGGTGTTTTGGTGCCTGTCAATTATATGAGCAATACGCTGGAAAGGAGCCGTGAAGTAGTATTCAGCGACATTGATAAACTCTCAATATCCAATATTCCTTCTGGATCTCCCAA GTTTTTCGCACATCTCGTGATGTCTTATGTATTTACCTTTTGGACATGCTTTGTTTTATACCATGAGTACAAGACAGTGGCTACTAAACGGCTTCAATTTTTAGCATCTGAAAAGCGTCGTCCTGATCAGTTCACG GTTCTTGTGAGGAATGTACCCCCAGATCCTGATGAATCAGTCAGTGAGCATATCGAACATTTCTTCTGTGTAAACCATCCCGGTCACTATCTTACACATCAA GTTGTATACAATGCAAATAAACTTGCACAGGTGGTCGACAAGAAGAAGAGTACGAAAAATTGGCTTGTGTACTACCAAAACAAGTTTGAGAGAAATCCCAAGGCAAAGCCTACTACAAAG ACAGGTTTCTTGGGCCTATGGGGAGATAGAGTCGACGCGATTGATTACTACAATGATACGATCAAGAAATTGGTCGAAGAA GAAAAGCAAGAACGAGAAAAGGTTATAAGTGATCCTGATGCCATAATGCCTGCAGCATTTGTTTCATTCAAAACGCGATGGGGAGCAGCTGTGTGTGCTCAAACTCAGCAGTCACGTAATCCTACCATCTGGTTGACGGAGTGGGCTCCTGAGCCACGCGACATCTATTGGAATAACCTTGCAATTCCATACGTTGAACTCAACGTGCGAAAATTGCTCATGGGTGTTGCCTTTTTCTTCCTTACTTTCTTCTTCATGATTCCAATTGCGTTCGTCCAATCTTTAGCTAACATCGAGGGGATTCAGAAGGCCCTTCCTTTCTTGAAGCCACTTCTTCAGAT AAGTTCTGTCAAGTCTGTTGTCCAAGGGTTTCTTCCGGGAATTGCATTGAAGATATTTCTCGCTATACTTCCCATGATTCTTATGCTTATGTCAAAGATTGAGGGCTTAACATCACTCTCACATCTGGATAGGAGATCTGCAGCGAAGTATCATTTGTTCATACTTATCAATGTGTTCCTAGGAAGCATTGTTACTGGAACGGCACTTCAGCAGCTTGAGAAACTTATGAACGAGCCCTCAACCGA GTTCACAAAAACTGTTGGGAGGTCCATCCCAATGAAAGGTACATTCTTCATCACTTATGTCATGGTTGATGGTTGGAGTGGAATCGCTGCAGAAATCCTCAGATTGGTGCCGTTAATTTTGTTTCACCTCAAGAACACATTTCTGGTTAAGACAGAACAAGATCGGGAGCAGGCAACTGATCCCGGTTCCTTGAATTTCGCTACAAACGAACCTAGGACACAATTATATTTTCTGCTGGGTCTTGTTTATTCTGTTGTCACACCTATACTACTTCCTTTCATTCTCATATTCTTCGCTTTCGCCTACGTGGTTTATCGTCATCAG ATTATTAATGTCTATGACCAGAAATATGAGAGTGGCGCGGCCTTCTGGCCACAGGTGCATCTTCGTGTAATTATCGGTCTAATCATAGCACAAGTTCTACTAATGGGGTTGTTTAGCACATTAGGCGTTGCGAAATCAACGTTCATTCTCATCCCGCAACCTATTTTGACACTCTGGTTCCATAGAGTCTGCAAGGGGCGATTCGAATCAGCATTCCTAAAATTCCCACTACAG GAGGCAATGGTGAAGGATACGGTCGAGCGTGCAACGGAACCAAACCTGAATCTGTTGAACTATCTGAAGGACGCTTACGTGCATCCCGTTTTCAAGGGAGGGCAGATGCAGAATCACGAAGTAGACGTTGACGAGGAGGAGAGCAGTCCTCTTGTTGTTACAAAGAGAACGTCTCAAATGGGAAGTAAACACGAGTCCGATGCCGGTCCTGAAATTCGCAGTTAG
- the LOC126589614 gene encoding isoamylase 2, chloroplastic-like, translating to MATLPLSIAMQASCCLNCGTTELSKLTAANRYRHRHNGLRGSVKLGIERNLVFGEVVQNFKETPLRDRDLKVYATSRVSVEPMEQRVYTSTETEEAGKVSTYRFRTETGDMVKVFVRMKNAKCIVNIEVSSLHLSSNDRLLVLSWGIYRSDSSSFMPSNFRSSTPADRTTTLETPFTETSSGRFTLELEFEAKQIPFYLSFILKAPADADSSDLDIRSHRKTNFCFPVGFGRGYPAPLGLSFSNDGSMNFAIFSRNAESVVLCLYGETTAEKPVLELDLDPYVNRSGDIWHASFESGWDFVSYGYRFDEGNVLLDPYAKIISKSVPHGTGLKYLGRLCEEPAFNWAGDVRPDLAMEKLVVYRLNVTRFTEHKSSNLPTNIAGTFSGLTEKLEHLKHLGVNAVLLEPIFPFDEQKGPYFPIHFFSPMNWFGPSRGPVSAVNSMKDMVKKFHADGIEVLLEVVFTHTAEGEALQGIDISSYYHTNGVADLKARNALNCNYPVVQQMVLDSLRYWVTEFHVDGFCFINASSLLRGSKGEYLSRPPLVEAIAFDPLLSKTKIIADRWDPHGSVPKETRFPHWKRWAEVNSKFSKDVRKFLRGEGLLSDLATRLCGNGDIFSDGRGPAFAFNFISRNSGLPLVDLVSFSGVKLASELSWNCGEEGPTDKTAVLERRLKQIRNFLFILFVSLGVPVLNMGDECGQSTGGSPAYSDRKAFDWNALGTGFATQTTQFIAFLSSFRIRRSDLLQERNFLKEENIDWYGSDQSSPKWEDPSCKFLAMKLKPDEEEATEPGDVSPPIWGDLFVAFSAAARSETVILPPPPEGMGWFRLVDTALPFPGFFSTDGEPVPEQMAGLFAYQMKSHSCALFEARCL from the coding sequence ATGGCAACTCTTCCGCTGTCAATCGCCATGCAGGCCTCCTGTTGTTTGAATTGTGGAACCACTGAATTGTCTAAGCTGACTGCTGCAAATCGTTATAGACACAGGCACAATGGTCTGCGTGGTTCTGTAAAACTGGGTATAGAGAGAAATCTAGTTTTCGGAGAAGTTGTGCAGAACTTCAAGGAAACGCCTCTAAGGGACCGTGACTTGAAAGTGTATGCTACATCCCGAGTTTCTGTTGAGCCAATGGAGCAAAGAGTCTACACCAGTACTGAAACTGAAGAAGCAGGCAAGGTATCAACTTATCGATTTAGAACAGAAACTGGGGATATGGTAAAAGTTTTTGTTAGAATGAAGAATGCCAAATGCATTGTGAATATTGAAGTTTCATCGTTGCACCTGTCTAGTAATGATAGATTACTGGTACTGAGTTGGGGAATTTATAGATCTGATTCATCTAGTTTCATGCCTTCGAATTTCAGAAGTTCGACCCCAGCTGACAGAACCACCACCCTAGAAACTCCATTCACTGAGACTTCTTCCGGCAGGTTTACTCTCGAATTGGAGTTTGAGGCTAAACAAATCCCCTTCTACCTCTCGTTTATTTTGAAAGCCCCCGCAGATGCTGATTCGAGTGACTTGGACATAAGAAGTCATAGGAAGACAAATTTCTGTTTCCCGGTTGGTTTTGGTCGAGGCTATCCCGCTCCATTGGGTCTCTCTTTTTCTAATGATGGTTCCATGAACTTTGCCATCTTTTCAAGAAATGCAGAAAGTGTAGTTTTATGCTTGTATGGTGAGACCACAGCTGAAAAACCTGTGTTGGAGCTCGATCTAGATCCATATGTTAATCGATCAGGTGACATCTGGCATGCGTCATTTGAAAGTGGATGGGATTTTGTGAGCTATGGTTATAGATTTGATGAAGGGAATGTCTTGCTGGATCCATACGCTAAGATCATTTCCAAATCTGTTCCTCATGGGACAGGGTTGAAGTATCTTGGAAGGCTATGTGAGGAACCTGCTTTCAACTGGGCTGGTGACGTTCGACCTGACTTAGCAATGGAAAAACTTGTGGTTTATCGGTTGAACGTGACGCGTTTTACAGAGCATAAGTCTAGTAATCTACCAACTAATATAGCAGGCACTTTTTCGGGTTTGACAGAGAAGTTGGAGCATTTAAAACACCTGGGTGTGAATGCAGTTTTATTAGAGCCTATTTTCCCATTTGACGAGCAAAAGGGTCCATATTTCCCTATCCATTTCTTTTCACCTATGAATTGGTTTGGACCTTCTAGAGGGCCTGTATCAGCTGTCAATTCTATGAAAGACATGGTGAAAAAATTTCATGCCGACGGAATAGAGGTCCTACTGGAAGTTGTTTTCACCCATACCGCTGAGGGCGAAGCTCTGCAAGGAATCGATATCTCATCTTATTATCACACAAACGGGGTTGCGGATTTGAAAGCCAgaaatgctttgaattgtaaCTATCCTGTTGTGCAACAAATGGTATTGGATAGTCTTCGATACTGGGTGACTGAGTTTCACGTTGATGGCTTTTGTTTTATAAATGCATCATCTCTGTTGCGAGGGTCTAAAGGTGAATACTTATCTCGCCCACCTTTGGTCGAAGCAATTGCTTTTGATCCGCTACTCTCGAAGACCAAGATCATTGCAGACCGCTGGGATCCTCATGGCTCGGTACCAAAAGAAACTCGCTTTCCTCATTGGAAGAGATGGGCAGAAGTGAATTCGAAATTCTCTAAAGATGTGAGGAAATTTTTGAGGGGTGAGGGCCTTCTTAGTGACCTTGCTACACGGCTCTGTGGGAACGGGGACATCTTCTCGGATGGACGAGGGCCAGCATTCGCTTTCAACTTTATTTCCCGGAATTCCGGACTTCCTCTCGTGGACCTTGTTAGTTTCAGTGGTGTTAAGTTAGCTTCAGAGCTGAGTTGGAATTGCGGGGAAGAAGGGCCTACAGATAAAACCGCTGTACTTGAAAGGCGACTTAAACAAATTCGTAATTTTCTCTTCATCTTGTTTGTTTCACTCGGCGTTCCTGTTCTTAACATGGGAGATGAGTGTGGACAATCTACAGGTGGTTCCCCTGCATACAGTGACAGAAAAGCTTTCGATTGGAACGCACTGGGAACAGGTTTTGCTACTCAAACCACACAATTCATTGCGTTTTTAAGTTCGTTTAGGATAAGGCGGAGCGACCTACTTCAGGAGAGGAACTTCTTGAAAGAAGAAAACATAGACTGGTACGGGAGTGATCAATCTTCTCCAAAATGGGAAGATCCGTCCTGCAAATTCCTTGCCATGAAGCTGAAACCAGACGAAGAGGAAGCGACCGAACCAGGAGATGTTTCTCCCCCTATATGGGGTGACTTGTTTGTTGCCTTCAGTGCAGCAGCTCGTTCAGAGACTGTCATTCTGCCTCCGCCTCCGGAAGGTATGGGATGGTTCCGTTTGGTCGACACGGCTCTTCCATTTCCAGGTTTTTTCTCAACCGACGGCGAGCCAGTTCCGGAACAAATGGCGGGTTTGTTTGCGTACCAAATGAAGTCTCACAGTTGTGCTCTGTTTGAAGCCAGATGCTTGTAG
- the LOC126589617 gene encoding protein PALE CRESS, chloroplastic-like isoform X2: protein MEARGFPLTCTALPLSQTPSSSSSHARLWPSWLKPKHVSVLRKSMKKEEPVLEGLPKEYYDDEWQAQQREKTRELHRRRQEEDEEEERKVEEYREIGMRLKDYPEEDVRNARKLISSFIRAAEEVEEKIEEAAEKGELTELVLMVIWNRLDLARRDVKILKREATPAMRLLNDLLNMHDGFDGEGWLKECKKRMIETFPREDPFSILVPAGFDIDKHEGQLRLPVEADDALLRVDFVREVNALLQEIRAEQIEVQNAQGLDPEAIASRLKQQEKQRAIRLVESILDLAINLQW from the exons atggaagcGAGGGGGTTCCCGCTAACGTGCACGGCGCTGCCACTCTCACAGACGCCATCGTCATCTTCCTCGCATGCAAGGCTCTGGCCCTCTTGGTTGAAGCCAAAACATGTTTCAG TTTTGAGGAAGAGCATGAAAAAGGAAGAACCAGTACTTGAAGGTCTTCCCAAAGAGTACTACGACGAT GAATGGCAAGCTCAGCAAAGGGAGAAAACAAGGGAGCTGCATCGAAGGCGTCAAGAGGAGGacgaagaggaggaaagaaaGGTTGAAGAGTATAGGGAGATTGGCATGAGATTGAAGGATTATCCCGAAGAAGATGTCCGAAATGCTCGGAAGCTGATTTCGAGCTTTATCAGAGCTGCTGAAGAAGTGGAAGAG AAAATTGAGGAAGCTGCTGAGAAAGGGGAACTGACTGAACTTGTTTTGATGGTCATATGGAATCGCCTTGACCTCGCTCGACGTGAT gttaagatTCTGAAACGGGAGGCTACTCCTGCCATGAGACTGCTCAATGATCTTTTGAATATGCATGATGGCTTCGACGGTGAAGGGTGGCTGAAGGAATGCAAAAAGCGCATGATTGAAACTTTCCCCCGGGAGGATCCCTTTAGCATTCTTGTTCCAGCAGGATTTGACATCGATAAG CATGAAGGACAACTCCGGCTACCAGTTGAAGCTGATGATGCTCTACTGAGGGTAGACTTTGTCAGGGAGGTCAATGCATTGCTACAAGAGATTCGGGCGGAGCAAATTGAGGTACAAAATGCACAAGGGCTTGATCCTGAAGCCATTGCAAGTAGGTTGAAGCAGCAGGAAAAGCAGCGTGCCATACGCTTGGTAGAATCGATACTAGACCTGGCCATTAATTTGCAGTGGTAG
- the LOC126589617 gene encoding protein PALE CRESS, chloroplastic-like isoform X1, translating into MEARGFPLTCTALPLSQTPSSSSSHARLWPSWLKPKHVSVLRKSMKKEEPVLEGLPKEYYDDEWQAQQREKTRELHRRRQEEDEEEERKVEEYREIGMRLKDYPEEDVRNARKLISSFIRAAEEVEEKIEEAAEKGELTELVLMVIWNRLDLARRDDEKDVIRSLDLLYRRVEVKILKREATPAMRLLNDLLNMHDGFDGEGWLKECKKRMIETFPREDPFSILVPAGFDIDKHEGQLRLPVEADDALLRVDFVREVNALLQEIRAEQIEVQNAQGLDPEAIASRLKQQEKQRAIRLVESILDLAINLQW; encoded by the exons atggaagcGAGGGGGTTCCCGCTAACGTGCACGGCGCTGCCACTCTCACAGACGCCATCGTCATCTTCCTCGCATGCAAGGCTCTGGCCCTCTTGGTTGAAGCCAAAACATGTTTCAG TTTTGAGGAAGAGCATGAAAAAGGAAGAACCAGTACTTGAAGGTCTTCCCAAAGAGTACTACGACGAT GAATGGCAAGCTCAGCAAAGGGAGAAAACAAGGGAGCTGCATCGAAGGCGTCAAGAGGAGGacgaagaggaggaaagaaaGGTTGAAGAGTATAGGGAGATTGGCATGAGATTGAAGGATTATCCCGAAGAAGATGTCCGAAATGCTCGGAAGCTGATTTCGAGCTTTATCAGAGCTGCTGAAGAAGTGGAAGAG AAAATTGAGGAAGCTGCTGAGAAAGGGGAACTGACTGAACTTGTTTTGATGGTCATATGGAATCGCCTTGACCTCGCTCGACGTGATG ATGAAAAGGATGTTATTAGAAGTCTTGATTTGCTATACAGAAGGGTCGAG gttaagatTCTGAAACGGGAGGCTACTCCTGCCATGAGACTGCTCAATGATCTTTTGAATATGCATGATGGCTTCGACGGTGAAGGGTGGCTGAAGGAATGCAAAAAGCGCATGATTGAAACTTTCCCCCGGGAGGATCCCTTTAGCATTCTTGTTCCAGCAGGATTTGACATCGATAAG CATGAAGGACAACTCCGGCTACCAGTTGAAGCTGATGATGCTCTACTGAGGGTAGACTTTGTCAGGGAGGTCAATGCATTGCTACAAGAGATTCGGGCGGAGCAAATTGAGGTACAAAATGCACAAGGGCTTGATCCTGAAGCCATTGCAAGTAGGTTGAAGCAGCAGGAAAAGCAGCGTGCCATACGCTTGGTAGAATCGATACTAGACCTGGCCATTAATTTGCAGTGGTAG
- the LOC126589618 gene encoding uncharacterized protein LOC126589618 — protein sequence MECKFSANGGQNELGVRIGDQEIPKSDRFRYLGSILQKNGELDGDLNHRIQAGWMKWKSASGVLCDRRMPLKLKGKFYRTAIRPAMLYGTECWAVKHQHVHKMGVAEMRMLRWMCGHTRKDKIRNEDIRGKVGVTEIEGKMRENRLRWFGHVQRRPTDAPIRRCDYGTEVQGRRGRGRPRKTLKETLRKDLEYLDLTEDMTQNRAQWRSRIHIADPT from the exons atggagtgcaagttcagtgcaaatggaggtcaaaacgagttaggggtgaggatcggagatcaagaaataccaaagagcgaccgttttcgttacctaggatctatcttgcaaaagaacggagaattagatggagatctcaaccatagaatacaagcgggatggatgaagtggaagagtgcatctggcgtgttgtgtgaccgccgtatgccactgaagctcaagggaaaattttataggacggcaataaggccggcgatgctgtatggcacagaatgttgggcggtgaagcatcaacacgtacacaaaatgggtgtagcggagatgagaatgcttcgttggatgtgtgggcacacgagaaaggataagattaggaatgaggatatccggggtaaagtaggagtaaccgaaattgaaggaaagatgagagaaaatcggttacggtggtttggacatgtgcaaagaaggcctactgacgctccgattagaagatgcgactatgggacagag gttcagggccgaaggggtagaggaagacctaggaaaactttgaaagagactctaagaaaagacctagagtacttggatctaacggaggacatgacacaaaaccgagcgcaatggcgttctaggattcatatagccgaccccacttag